One Campylobacter lari DNA segment encodes these proteins:
- a CDS encoding DUF3298 and DUF4163 domain-containing protein gives MFKKIALSLSLYASLYAYNENTFTLNILKGKDFDIHLYSSSKSNTSYGFVQTKQKQYSFWGSAKNDEYYIDITDFGTCVLKDTHKNKFEALCKIDGIKKEFNFLANKTNASIYQLSLKEQKQVEDNKSIEFDFSEDVLKLSSQNKNLEKIIDDFNENLDKNSLKQKAKESFDKWNKEDISNNEFFSQAYIFYQDEHIISLGKNIYEYKGGAHGMTNFLRKTYSIDDMKLLRLKNELKIENEDFQNMIKQKILSLYNENELFDIKELKISEIFEVRKNGLVLIWEPYDIAPYSTGAVEIFISYDELKPFWKNNSKLAYLSKIK, from the coding sequence ATGTTTAAAAAAATTGCTTTGAGTTTAAGTTTATATGCGAGTTTGTATGCTTATAATGAAAATACATTTACACTAAATATTTTAAAAGGAAAGGATTTTGATATTCATCTGTATAGCTCTAGCAAAAGTAATACTAGCTATGGATTTGTCCAAACAAAACAAAAGCAATATAGTTTTTGGGGTAGTGCTAAAAATGATGAGTATTATATAGATATAACAGATTTTGGAACTTGTGTTTTAAAAGATACACATAAAAATAAATTTGAAGCCTTGTGCAAAATAGATGGTATAAAAAAAGAATTTAACTTTTTAGCTAATAAAACCAATGCAAGCATTTATCAATTATCACTTAAAGAACAAAAACAAGTAGAAGATAATAAGAGTATTGAGTTTGATTTTAGTGAAGATGTATTAAAACTATCAAGTCAAAATAAAAATTTAGAAAAAATTATTGATGATTTTAATGAGAATTTGGATAAAAATTCATTAAAACAAAAAGCAAAAGAAAGTTTTGATAAATGGAATAAAGAAGATATTTCTAATAATGAGTTTTTTTCTCAAGCTTATATATTTTATCAAGATGAGCATATTATCTCTTTGGGAAAAAATATCTATGAGTATAAAGGTGGTGCTCATGGTATGACTAATTTTTTAAGAAAAACTTATAGTATTGATGATATGAAACTTCTTAGATTGAAAAATGAGTTAAAAATAGAAAATGAAGATTTTCAGAATATGATTAAGCAAAAAATTTTAAGTTTATATAATGAAAATGAATTATTTGATATTAAAGAGCTTAAAATAAGTGAAATTTTCGAAGTGAGAAAAAACGGATTAGTATTGATATGGGAGCCTTATGATATAGCTCCATATTCAACAGGAGCAGTTGAAATTTTTATAAGTTATGATGAGCTAAAACCTTTTTGGAAAAATAATTCAAAATTGGCTTATTTGAGTAAAATCAAATAA
- a CDS encoding PepSY-like domain-containing protein: MKKLALAFFIALNTLNAGIVIAPDSLPVNIKQFIKDYFNAEIGLVEQDGYSYEIYLSDGTEIEFSLNGEFKEAENFRSLNYAILPLAIQNTIKNTYPNTTIIEIERKISYYKIKLNNQMKLYIDNNGTILRQKFDD, translated from the coding sequence ATGAAAAAACTAGCTTTGGCTTTTTTTATCGCTCTAAATACTCTTAATGCAGGTATAGTCATAGCACCCGATTCTTTACCGGTAAACATCAAACAATTTATTAAAGATTATTTTAATGCAGAAATAGGTCTAGTAGAGCAAGATGGTTATTCCTATGAGATTTATTTAAGCGATGGAACCGAAATTGAGTTTTCACTTAATGGAGAATTTAAAGAGGCTGAAAATTTTAGATCGCTAAATTACGCAATTTTGCCTCTGGCAATACAAAATACCATTAAAAATACTTATCCCAATACAACGATTATAGAAATAGAAAGAAAAATTTCTTATTATAAAATAAAACTTAATAATCAAATGAAACTTTACATAGATAACAATGGAACGATTTTAAGACAAAAATTTGATGATTAA
- a CDS encoding rhomboid family intramembrane serine protease — protein sequence MVASFLIALNTVIFVFINYLYFGSSNLDVILGLNLFFFQGFYWQILSSMFMHGNWPHLILNMIVLFQFGSMLEKYLKSFKFALLYLIGGILCSLLSAFYVYLSFDGSFVNVVGASGAICVLMGYYAYLDKTATKGLIVAILLMSFIPIFMGVNIAWYAHIFGFICGYVLGKFKVIR from the coding sequence ATGGTAGCTTCTTTTTTAATCGCTTTAAATACTGTGATATTTGTCTTTATTAATTATCTTTATTTTGGATCTTCAAATTTAGATGTTATTTTGGGTTTAAATTTATTTTTCTTTCAAGGATTTTACTGGCAAATTCTAAGCTCAATGTTTATGCATGGAAATTGGCCTCATTTGATTTTAAATATGATAGTACTTTTTCAATTTGGCTCTATGCTTGAAAAATACTTAAAAAGTTTCAAATTTGCTTTGCTTTATTTAATCGGTGGAATTCTTTGCTCTTTACTTAGTGCTTTTTATGTGTATTTAAGCTTTGATGGTAGTTTTGTAAATGTAGTGGGTGCAAGTGGTGCTATATGTGTTTTAATGGGATATTATGCATATTTGGATAAAACCGCCACTAAAGGACTTATCGTAGCTATATTACTAATGAGTTTTATACCTATTTTTATGGGTGTAAATATAGCTTGGTATGCACATATTTTCGGCTTTATATGTGGATATGTTTTGGGTAAATTTAAGGTTATAAGATGA
- a CDS encoding SixA phosphatase family protein — protein MKYIYFIRHAKAQKENCEQDLQRELSSSGKDDLRTMIYRIKDLEFKAQSIISSPARRCIKTAQKFCKSFSLKEKDIKIEKNFYDGNLEDVLKFIKELKESRVVLIMHNPLLQELCEYLAHIDLENFPTSAILCMQFDIKEFKDIKEYSGEVVFFDYPKSQENN, from the coding sequence ATGAAATATATCTATTTTATCCGTCATGCTAAAGCTCAAAAAGAAAACTGCGAACAAGATTTACAACGAGAGCTTAGTTCTAGTGGAAAAGATGATCTAAGGACTATGATTTATAGGATTAAAGATTTAGAATTTAAAGCTCAAAGCATTATTTCAAGTCCTGCTAGGCGTTGTATAAAAACAGCACAAAAATTTTGCAAAAGCTTTTCTTTAAAAGAAAAAGATATTAAGATAGAAAAAAACTTTTATGATGGTAATTTAGAAGATGTATTAAAATTTATAAAAGAATTAAAAGAGAGTAGGGTAGTGCTAATTATGCATAATCCTTTATTGCAAGAACTTTGTGAATATTTAGCTCATATAGATTTAGAAAACTTTCCAACTTCTGCTATTTTATGTATGCAATTTGATATAAAAGAATTTAAAGATATAAAAGAATACAGTGGGGAAGTTGTGTTTTTTGATTATCCTAAAAGTCAAGAAAATAACTAA
- a CDS encoding aspartate/glutamate racemase family protein, with protein sequence MKTIGLIGGMSYESTLSYYEIINKLTNEKLGKLHSAKIVLTSVDFEEIEECQRKNDWQKASEILTQHALLLQKCGVDFILICTNTMHKCYENIQKNIQIPILHIAKAMLLELQEQKIDKVLLLGTKYTMQEDFYKQLLINSKIEVFILKSNDILKLNDIIFNELCKGVINKDSKKYLDNLIAQFPQVQGVILGCTELGLIVKESSKKLFDSAYIHAKMATLKALENE encoded by the coding sequence TTGAAAACCATAGGTTTAATAGGTGGAATGAGTTATGAAAGCACACTTAGCTATTATGAAATAATCAATAAATTAACAAATGAAAAATTAGGAAAATTACACAGTGCTAAGATAGTTTTAACTAGCGTTGATTTTGAAGAAATAGAAGAATGTCAACGTAAGAATGATTGGCAAAAAGCAAGTGAAATTTTAACCCAACATGCCCTACTTTTGCAAAAATGCGGAGTTGATTTTATATTAATTTGTACTAATACTATGCATAAATGTTATGAAAACATACAAAAAAACATTCAAATTCCTATCTTACATATAGCTAAAGCTATGCTTTTAGAGCTTCAAGAGCAAAAAATCGATAAAGTGCTGTTACTAGGAACAAAATACACTATGCAAGAAGATTTTTATAAACAACTTTTAATTAACTCAAAGATTGAAGTTTTTATCCTTAAAAGCAATGATATTTTAAAGCTTAATGATATTATTTTCAATGAGCTTTGTAAAGGTGTTATAAATAAGGACTCAAAAAAATATTTAGATAATTTGATTGCTCAATTTCCACAAGTTCAAGGAGTTATTTTGGGTTGCACTGAACTTGGATTGATTGTAAAAGAAAGCTCTAAAAAACTATTTGATAGTGCTTATATCCATGCTAAAATGGCTACTTTGAAAGCCTTGGAGAATGAGTGA
- a CDS encoding integrase/recombinase: MKYPLDCEENFEKSFLFWLCRYVKFKLNSLSNKELKDPQALAVVNLALSKGVKNIQELDAYVKKARNAGLSGVNTYFNPLKKLYEYLLFYKLYSLKQIDEELLVEILASISASLSDASKKNYRIAVINFFAFLDKQNEEDQKAHIFDINLKNWAGVSGSKGVKLPEYMSEDEVSKFLDAIDNTDFKSNTIRNRLIIKIIIFTGIRVSEAINIKLKDISEENDLYIIRIRAKGNKYRVVMIKKELIEHLLKDVRVNYLSCDGLLFVNRNGKALTQAYVSRIVEQILFKAGIRKQKNGAHMLRHTFATLLYKKQKDLVLVQEALGHASLNTSRIYTHFDNEKLKLAAEVAKKLHDRT, from the coding sequence ATGAAATATCCTCTAGATTGTGAAGAAAATTTTGAAAAGTCATTTTTATTTTGGCTTTGTAGGTATGTGAAATTTAAGCTTAATTCTTTATCAAATAAGGAATTAAAAGACCCTCAAGCCTTGGCTGTAGTAAATTTAGCTCTAAGTAAGGGTGTTAAAAATATACAAGAGCTTGATGCTTATGTAAAAAAAGCAAGAAATGCAGGACTTAGCGGTGTAAATACGTATTTTAATCCTTTGAAAAAACTTTATGAATATTTGTTGTTTTACAAGCTTTATTCGCTAAAACAAATTGATGAAGAGCTTTTAGTGGAAATTTTAGCAAGTATTAGCGCTTCTTTATCTGATGCGAGTAAAAAAAATTATCGTATAGCTGTGATTAATTTTTTTGCATTTTTAGATAAACAAAACGAAGAAGATCAAAAAGCACATATTTTTGATATCAACCTTAAAAATTGGGCAGGTGTGAGTGGCTCTAAAGGAGTTAAACTACCTGAGTATATGAGCGAAGATGAAGTGAGTAAATTTTTAGATGCTATTGATAATACAGATTTTAAAAGTAATACCATACGCAATCGTTTGATTATTAAAATCATCATTTTTACAGGAATTAGGGTTAGTGAGGCTATTAATATAAAATTAAAAGATATTAGCGAAGAAAATGATCTTTATATTATACGCATTAGAGCTAAAGGCAATAAATATCGCGTTGTGATGATTAAAAAAGAGCTTATAGAACATCTTTTAAAAGATGTAAGAGTAAATTATCTTTCTTGTGATGGACTTTTATTTGTCAATCGCAATGGTAAAGCCCTAACCCAAGCTTATGTTTCGCGTATAGTAGAACAAATTTTATTTAAAGCAGGAATTCGCAAGCAAAAAAACGGAGCTCATATGCTAAGACACACTTTTGCTACCCTACTTTATAAAAAACAAAAAGATTTAGTTTTAGTCCAAGAAGCACTAGGTCATGCAAGTTTAAATACTTCAAGAATTTACACACATTTTGATAATGAAAAGCTAAAATTAGCCGCAGAAGTAGCAAAAAAACTTCACGATAGAACTTAA
- the murA gene encoding UDP-N-acetylglucosamine 1-carboxyvinyltransferase: MTYLEIDGVEKLNGEVIISGAKNAALPLIASSILAKNEVQISNLPNVADICTLLSLLENLGANYTFKDNFAKINTKHLNKTIAKYDIVRKMRASILTLGPLLARFGNCEVSLPGGCAIGQRPIDLHLLALEKMGANIEIKQGYVVASGGLKGADVMFDKITVTGSENIIMAAALAHGKTRLLNVAKEPEVVQLCEVLARAGLDIQGIGSSELEIYGTSGELLEFKPFEIIPDRIEAGTYLCAGAITNSKITLKKVNASHLSAVLAKLEQMGFSFDINEDSISINPAKEIKPVEILTSEYPGFPTDMQAQFMALALKANGTSIIDERLFENRFMHVSELLRMGADIRLNGHIATINGTKELLGADVMATDLRASSALILAALAAKGTSKIHRIYHLDRGYENLEEKFKKLGASIRRLEE; the protein is encoded by the coding sequence ATGACTTATTTAGAGATTGATGGTGTTGAAAAGTTAAATGGAGAAGTGATAATAAGCGGTGCAAAAAACGCTGCGCTTCCTTTGATAGCTTCAAGTATTTTAGCTAAAAATGAAGTGCAAATTTCAAATTTACCAAATGTAGCAGATATTTGCACCCTACTTTCTTTGCTTGAAAACTTAGGAGCAAATTATACTTTTAAAGACAATTTTGCGAAAATAAATACAAAACATCTAAATAAAACCATAGCAAAATACGACATCGTGCGTAAAATGCGTGCTTCTATACTTACCTTAGGGCCTTTACTAGCTAGATTTGGAAATTGCGAAGTTTCTTTACCAGGAGGTTGTGCTATAGGCCAACGCCCTATTGATTTACACCTTTTAGCTTTAGAAAAAATGGGAGCTAATATTGAGATTAAACAAGGTTATGTAGTAGCTAGTGGAGGGCTTAAAGGTGCTGATGTGATGTTTGATAAAATCACTGTTACAGGTAGTGAAAATATCATCATGGCAGCAGCCCTAGCTCATGGTAAAACTAGACTTTTAAATGTCGCTAAAGAGCCTGAAGTGGTGCAACTTTGTGAGGTTTTAGCTAGAGCTGGGCTTGATATACAAGGCATAGGATCTTCTGAGCTTGAAATTTATGGCACAAGTGGAGAGCTTTTAGAATTTAAACCTTTTGAAATCATTCCTGATCGTATTGAAGCAGGAACTTATCTGTGTGCAGGAGCTATCACTAACTCAAAAATCACTCTAAAAAAAGTCAATGCAAGCCATCTTAGCGCAGTTTTAGCAAAGCTAGAGCAAATGGGCTTTAGCTTTGATATTAATGAAGATAGTATTAGTATAAATCCTGCCAAAGAAATCAAGCCAGTTGAAATTTTAACTAGCGAATATCCAGGCTTTCCAACGGATATGCAAGCACAATTTATGGCTTTAGCTTTAAAAGCAAATGGCACAAGTATTATTGATGAGAGATTATTTGAAAATCGTTTTATGCATGTAAGTGAGCTTTTAAGAATGGGAGCTGATATAAGATTAAATGGGCATATTGCTACTATAAATGGTACTAAAGAGCTTTTAGGAGCTGATGTTATGGCTACTGATTTGCGTGCGTCTTCGGCTTTGATTTTAGCAGCTTTAGCAGCTAAAGGCACAAGCAAAATTCATAGAATTTATCATCTTGATAGAGGGTATGAAAATTTAGAAGAAAAATTTAAAAAACTAGGTGCAAGTATAAGAAGGCTTGAAGAATGA
- a CDS encoding molybdopterin molybdotransferase MoeA, with amino-acid sequence MRDIFATLDFLKEQIKAKNEFQRVNLTQALGCILYEDVSVKKNLPAFDNSALDGYALNYTHKNELLEIKGSILAGDKNDYIIEKNECYKIMTGAKIPQNANTILMFEEALLEDEKLNAKNAKENNAIRFKGEEAKLGELLFKKGQKITSGMIAMLAAQGIYELKVVKKMRIGIFSSGDELVEPWENANEYSIYNANAFGIYAILQDYADVEYLGLIKDDLNAYKKLLENKEFDMLISSGGASVGEADFIKQALLECDFSPIFEKVNAKLCKHVKLFSKSDMLFLALPGNPLASLVSTHIFAKNILNLLYGKELLEFDKARLTKDLNFKGQRNDFAFGKLVDRYFKPSEAKFGSGMLKPLCENTHILITQIDDTKLAKDQEVKVLKI; translated from the coding sequence ATGAGAGATATTTTTGCAACTTTAGATTTTTTAAAAGAACAAATCAAAGCAAAAAATGAATTTCAAAGAGTAAATTTGACGCAAGCTTTGGGGTGTATTTTATATGAAGATGTTTCTGTGAAAAAAAACCTACCAGCTTTTGATAATTCAGCCCTAGATGGTTATGCATTAAATTATACACATAAGAATGAATTGCTAGAAATAAAAGGAAGCATTTTAGCAGGCGATAAAAATGATTATATTATAGAAAAAAATGAATGCTATAAAATCATGACAGGAGCTAAAATTCCTCAAAATGCAAATACCATTTTAATGTTTGAAGAAGCTTTGCTTGAAGATGAAAAGCTCAATGCTAAAAACGCTAAAGAAAACAATGCCATCCGTTTTAAAGGCGAGGAAGCAAAGCTTGGAGAGCTTTTGTTTAAAAAGGGGCAAAAAATCACCTCAGGTATGATAGCTATGCTTGCTGCTCAAGGAATTTATGAGCTAAAAGTAGTTAAGAAAATGCGTATTGGGATTTTTTCAAGTGGAGATGAGCTTGTAGAACCTTGGGAAAATGCTAATGAATATAGCATATATAATGCAAATGCTTTTGGTATTTATGCTATTTTGCAAGATTATGCTGATGTTGAGTATTTAGGACTTATAAAAGATGATTTAAATGCATATAAAAAGCTTTTAGAAAATAAAGAATTTGATATGCTTATAAGCAGTGGTGGAGCTAGCGTGGGTGAGGCTGATTTTATCAAACAAGCTTTGCTTGAGTGTGATTTTAGCCCTATTTTTGAAAAAGTAAATGCTAAACTTTGCAAGCATGTAAAACTTTTTAGCAAAAGCGATATGCTTTTTCTAGCCCTACCAGGAAATCCTTTGGCCTCTTTAGTTTCAACACATATTTTTGCAAAAAATATACTCAATTTACTTTATGGTAAAGAACTTTTGGAATTTGATAAAGCAAGATTAACTAAAGATTTAAATTTCAAAGGCCAAAGAAATGATTTTGCTTTTGGAAAATTAGTCGATAGATATTTTAAACCAAGTGAAGCTAAATTTGGCTCAGGTATGCTAAAACCTTTATGTGAAAACACGCATATTTTAATCACGCAAATAGATGACACAAAATTAGCAAAAGATCAAGAAGTTAAAGTTTTAAAAATTTAA
- a CDS encoding invasion antigen C — MQVNDKNSPLALNNMTKIKEKNTSSDEFQATLNALKDKEEKEYKKDSNNAFSNTDLNIGSISKDYSVYAWEKLRQSKYQKNEENILNNLFKTLDKARS, encoded by the coding sequence ATGCAAGTAAATGATAAAAATAGTCCACTAGCCCTAAATAATATGACAAAAATCAAAGAAAAAAACACATCTTCAGATGAATTTCAAGCTACACTTAATGCACTTAAAGACAAAGAAGAAAAAGAGTATAAAAAAGATAGCAACAATGCTTTTAGTAATACAGATTTAAATATAGGTTCAATTTCTAAAGATTATAGTGTATATGCTTGGGAGAAATTACGCCAAAGCAAATACCAAAAAAACGAAGAAAATATCTTAAATAATCTTTTTAAAACCTTAGATAAAGCAAGAAGTTAA
- the flgA gene encoding flagellar basal body P-ring formation chaperone FlgA codes for MFFKQIILVLFFYTLSFASNFDEVKLALIKEFKTNYPQLEIISLDLNTQSSLPADFNQYIFLKLGNHNFDRADGFVKAEFKTPEQFKKNIFFKYFLKAKLEVLQTKRPIARNENLSPASFKILKIPFDKAPQGVLKKDEIANLIAKSNIRENIILKYNMFKTKTLIQRNDSVYGVIKDGDLSMIIELKALQSGNLNQRIRLKNKDGKVVHGKVISKNYVELK; via the coding sequence TTGTTTTTTAAGCAAATCATTCTAGTTTTATTTTTCTATACTTTAAGTTTTGCTTCGAATTTTGATGAAGTAAAATTAGCTTTGATTAAAGAATTTAAGACAAATTATCCACAACTAGAAATCATTTCTTTAGATCTTAACACTCAATCAAGTTTACCTGCTGATTTTAATCAATACATTTTTTTAAAACTAGGTAATCATAATTTTGATAGAGCAGATGGTTTTGTAAAGGCTGAATTTAAAACTCCAGAGCAGTTTAAAAAAAATATATTTTTTAAGTATTTTTTAAAGGCAAAATTGGAAGTTTTACAAACCAAGCGCCCTATTGCGCGTAATGAAAATTTAAGTCCTGCTAGTTTTAAAATTTTAAAAATTCCTTTTGATAAAGCTCCCCAAGGTGTATTAAAAAAAGATGAAATCGCAAATTTAATAGCCAAAAGTAATATAAGAGAAAATATTATTTTAAAATATAATATGTTTAAAACCAAAACCCTTATACAAAGAAATGATTCTGTTTACGGGGTTATCAAAGATGGGGATTTAAGCATGATAATAGAATTAAAAGCCTTGCAAAGTGGGAATTTAAACCAAAGAATTCGCCTTAAAAACAAAGATGGAAAAGTCGTGCATGGTAAAGTTATTAGTAAAAATTATGTGGAGCTAAAATGA
- a CDS encoding UbiX family flavin prenyltransferase — translation MKKILVGISGASSCELGFLLLKHLKEKGQIYAIVSKNAKISFTKENSLLENIDFLQHIKDKFELEHVNFLDNEDISQCVASGSFGIETTFITPCSINTLAKIACGINDTLLTRAAGVALKERKKLILGVREMPYSTLNLEQMAKLSSYGVIIAPPVIASYAKIDNLEKLYEFIIGKWLDLANIEHNLYQRWQ, via the coding sequence ATGAAAAAAATTTTAGTAGGTATTAGCGGGGCTAGTTCTTGTGAACTTGGTTTTTTATTGTTAAAACATTTAAAAGAAAAAGGGCAAATTTATGCCATTGTGAGTAAAAATGCAAAAATAAGCTTTACAAAAGAAAATTCTCTTTTAGAAAATATAGACTTTTTGCAACACATAAAAGATAAATTTGAGCTTGAACATGTAAATTTTTTAGATAATGAAGATATTAGTCAATGCGTTGCAAGCGGATCTTTTGGCATAGAAACGACTTTTATCACACCTTGCTCGATTAATACTTTGGCAAAAATTGCTTGTGGTATAAATGATACTTTACTTACAAGAGCTGCAGGAGTGGCTTTAAAAGAACGTAAAAAACTCATACTTGGGGTAAGGGAAATGCCCTATTCTACTTTAAATTTAGAACAAATGGCTAAACTTTCTAGCTACGGAGTTATCATTGCTCCCCCTGTAATAGCAAGTTATGCTAAGATTGATAATTTGGAAAAATTATATGAATTTATCATAGGAAAATGGCTTGATCTAGCAAATATTGAGCATAATTTATACCAAAGGTGGCAATGA
- the coaD gene encoding pantetheine-phosphate adenylyltransferase has product MASCIYPGTFDPITNGHLDVIIRASKMFEEVVVAIAKSESKKPMFSLEHREKMVKIATKDLKNVKITTFDNLLVDLAKNLQINIIIRGLRAVSDFEYELQLGYANHMLWEDFETIYLMPNLKNSFISSSIVRSICMHNGDVSKLVPKEIIPLLKERDCI; this is encoded by the coding sequence ATGGCTAGTTGTATATACCCAGGGACATTTGATCCTATCACTAATGGACATTTAGATGTGATCATTCGAGCTAGTAAGATGTTTGAAGAAGTAGTTGTTGCCATAGCTAAAAGTGAGAGTAAAAAGCCTATGTTTAGCTTAGAGCATAGAGAAAAAATGGTAAAAATTGCCACAAAAGACTTAAAAAATGTTAAAATTACAACTTTTGATAACTTACTAGTAGATCTTGCTAAAAATTTGCAAATAAATATCATTATAAGAGGCTTAAGAGCGGTGAGTGATTTTGAGTATGAATTACAACTTGGTTATGCAAATCACATGCTTTGGGAAGATTTTGAAACTATATATCTTATGCCAAATTTAAAAAATTCTTTTATTTCAAGCTCCATAGTAAGATCAATTTGTATGCATAATGGCGATGTGAGTAAGCTTGTGCCAAAAGAAATTATACCTTTATTAAAGGAGAGAGATTGTATATAG
- the tmk gene encoding dTMP kinase codes for MYIAFEGVDCVGKSTQIELLKKYFHNAFFTKEPGGSELGVHLRKILLESKMQFSKKAELLLFLADRANLIDMYLAHNKNKLIISDRSFISNMAYARCDFDQNILFELNSFATGGVFPQKVVFLHGSKELIAQRLSKKDLDSIEKRGIEYFLNIQKALEETLEFLKTKIDIKILKLDASLSIENLHEKIKEFIDD; via the coding sequence TTGTATATAGCTTTTGAAGGGGTTGATTGTGTGGGTAAAAGCACGCAAATAGAGCTTTTGAAAAAATATTTTCATAATGCATTTTTTACTAAAGAACCAGGTGGAAGTGAGCTTGGGGTGCATTTGAGAAAAATTTTATTAGAAAGTAAAATGCAATTTTCTAAAAAGGCTGAGCTTTTGCTTTTTTTAGCAGATAGAGCAAATTTAATCGACATGTATTTAGCGCATAATAAAAACAAACTTATCATTTCAGATCGTAGTTTTATTTCTAATATGGCTTATGCAAGATGTGATTTTGATCAAAATATTTTATTTGAGTTAAATTCTTTTGCCACAGGTGGAGTTTTTCCACAAAAGGTTGTGTTTTTGCATGGTTCTAAAGAGCTTATCGCACAAAGACTTTCTAAAAAAGATTTAGATAGTATTGAAAAAAGAGGGATTGAATATTTTTTAAATATACAAAAAGCTTTAGAAGAAACTTTAGAGTTTTTAAAAACTAAAATAGATATAAAAATTTTAAAATTAGATGCTTCTTTGAGTATTGAAAATTTACATGAAAAGATTAAGGAATTTATAGATGATTAA
- the hisS gene encoding histidine--tRNA ligase translates to MINALKGMKDLQDDQAILYEKVVKTCEEVAKNYGFTFINCPHLELTKLFKRSVGESSDIVGKEMYEFVDKAGNDVCLRPEGTAGVVRSYIEAKMDKAQSVKRWFYHGSMFRYERPQKGRLREFHQFGVESFGIASVYEDASIILMLNEIFKRLEIHTSLKINSLGCKECMGVYKEKLIAFLNSKEGFCEDCLRRKDLNPIRVLDCKNDHCQSLIENAPKLSENLCSCCKKDYEKLQKLLKENDVEFECDEKLVRGLDYYSKSAFEFVSDEIGAKAAVAGGGRYDRLIEYLDGKSGYGVGFAMGIERIMAILEQKQSVKAREGIYLCAMDEAYIDTIFKLANTLRKKHKVHLSYEAKKLAKHLNQADNANAKIFLCIGEDEVQKEEIFYKNLENKDTKNIKLSNLENEL, encoded by the coding sequence ATGATTAATGCTTTAAAAGGAATGAAAGATTTACAAGATGACCAAGCTATTCTTTATGAAAAAGTAGTTAAAACTTGTGAAGAAGTGGCTAAAAACTATGGTTTTACTTTTATTAATTGTCCGCATTTAGAACTTACTAAGCTTTTTAAAAGAAGTGTTGGGGAAAGCTCTGATATAGTTGGTAAAGAAATGTATGAATTTGTTGATAAAGCAGGCAATGATGTGTGTTTGAGGCCTGAAGGGACAGCTGGAGTGGTAAGATCATACATAGAAGCTAAAATGGATAAGGCTCAAAGTGTTAAAAGATGGTTTTATCATGGCTCTATGTTTCGCTATGAAAGGCCACAAAAAGGAAGATTGCGTGAATTTCATCAATTTGGTGTAGAAAGCTTTGGTATAGCAAGTGTATATGAGGATGCGAGTATTATTTTAATGCTAAATGAAATTTTTAAACGCTTAGAAATTCACACAAGTTTGAAAATTAATTCTTTAGGCTGTAAAGAATGTATGGGTGTATATAAAGAAAAACTCATAGCTTTTTTAAATTCTAAAGAAGGTTTTTGTGAAGATTGCTTAAGAAGAAAAGACTTAAACCCTATTAGAGTGCTTGATTGTAAAAATGATCATTGTCAAAGTTTAATCGAAAATGCGCCAAAACTAAGTGAAAATTTATGCTCATGTTGTAAAAAAGATTATGAAAAATTGCAAAAACTTTTAAAAGAAAATGATGTTGAGTTTGAGTGTGATGAGAAATTAGTGCGCGGGCTTGATTATTATTCTAAAAGTGCATTTGAGTTTGTTAGCGATGAAATCGGTGCAAAGGCTGCTGTGGCAGGTGGTGGAAGATATGATAGACTGATTGAATACTTAGATGGTAAAAGTGGCTATGGCGTGGGTTTTGCTATGGGTATAGAAAGGATTATGGCTATTTTAGAGCAAAAACAAAGCGTAAAAGCTAGAGAAGGAATTTATCTTTGTGCTATGGATGAAGCTTATATAGATACTATTTTTAAATTAGCAAATACTTTAAGAAAAAAACATAAAGTGCATTTAAGTTATGAAGCAAAAAAACTTGCAAAGCATTTAAACCAAGCAGATAATGCTAATGCTAAAATCTTTTTGTGTATAGGCGAAGATGAAGTGCAAAAAGAAGAGATTTTTTATAAAAATTTAGAAAATAAAGATACTAAAAATATAAAATTATCAAATTTGGAGAATGAGTTATGA